Below is a window of Yimella sp. cx-51 DNA.
GATCGGCGCCGGCACTCCCGTGCTGGACGTCGTGCGCTACGGCCTCTACCTGCTGATCGGCGTGCAGATCCCGGGCATGCTGGTGCATCGCGCGCTGCGCGGGCGGCCCGATCACGCCGTGGCCGATCTCTCGCTCGGTGGTGCCGTCGGTATGGCTGTCGGCATGGGCGGCTGGGCGATCTTCATGCTGCTGGGCATCCAGCAGTTCCTGTGGGTCTGGCCGCTGCTCATCCTCGTCCTGTTCGCTGCCGTGCCCGATCTGCGCAAGCACTGGACGACGGCGCCGTACCCCGAGCACGTCAGCACGGTCAGCGCGTGGGTGCTCGCAGCCGCGGCGGTCTTCTACACCCTCGCGCTCGGCGTTGAGCACTGGCATGGTCAGGCCCTGCCACCGAAGGCCAACTTCTACTACATCGACCAGTATTGGCACCTCGCGAATGTCGCCGAGCTGACCAAATCGCTGCCGCCCGACACCGCATCCGTCACCGGGCGCACGCTGCACTACCACTGGTTCGTCAACGCCCATGTATCGATCGGCCACATGATCTCCGGGGTCAGCGCCCCGGTCGCGTATCTGCGCTTGTGGGAGCCGCCCTTCGTCGCGGTCATCCTCGGCCTGATGTTCACCCTCACGCGCTCGATCACCAAGCGGTGGTGGGCAGCAGCGCTCGCGTCCCTGATGCTGGTGCTGCCCACTCAGCTCATGCCCTGGACCTGGTACAAGCCGTGGGCCTCCTTCGCCCTGACCGAGGGCAGCCCCAGCCAGACCTTCGGGGTGTTGGTGCTCCTGGTCGGCTCCATCGTGCTGCTGCCGATGCTGAAGGGCAGGAGCATCGGCTGGGGCTCTTGGGTGTTGCTCGGTGCTGTCGGGATCCTCGGCGGCGGCGCCAAGCCAGCCGTCCTGCCGGTGTTGTTGTTCGGTCTCGGAGTGGTCTTCCTCTGGCGACTGTTCACCCGGCAGAAATTCTGGGCGCTCATCGGCGCGATGGCGGTACTTCTCGCTGGCCTGGTCGTCACCTCACCGCTGACCGCGCAGGCCGCCAGCGGTTCAAGCTTCAAACTCTTCGGCCTCATCTACTTCAGCCCGATGTGGACCAAGTTCGTCGGGCCCGAGAATGTGCACCCGCCGGGCAGCGGACCGCTGATCCTGCCGGGCCTCGGCGAATGGCACAACCTTCGCCTCGCGATCCTGATGCTCATCGCGATCATGGCGCAGTTCTCGTTCGTGTTCGCGGGCCTGGCTCTTGCTCGCCGGCGTCGTGGCGCCGACCGTGCGGAGGCACGTCCTGCGCGCGGCCGACTCAACCCGATCGCGATCTTCCTGACCAGCGGTTTCGTCATCGGCATGGTCATGACCTTCACGATCGACCACCCGGGTGCGTCGGAGATCTACTTCGCACGCACCGGGACGCCCTTCGGGATCATCCTCGGTGTCTGGGGTCTGAGCTACGCCATCCGCCAGGCGCGCGAGAAGCACAGCGACGAGCAGGTCTTCACCGTGCTGGGAGCTGCGGTCATGACGGCGATCATCATCGTGCTGGGAGTCATCCTGGCCGGCGGTCGCAAGCCGGAGCGGGCTGACCTGGCCTTCGGCCTCTTCCGCCCGATGCTCGTCGTCGGCGGCGTGATTCTTGCGGTGGCCGTCGTGTGGTGGCTGCTGCGTCGCACGGCCGCACCGTGGTTGCGTGGAGTGGGAATGGTCTTCTTCACCACTGCTTTGCTGACCACGCTCAGTGTGCAGGGCCCGTTCATGACAGGGCTGCACACCGTCCAGGCCTTCACCGGTCAGAACGAGAAGACGTTGCCGCCGTGGCATGTCACCTCCAAGGAGGTCACCGGGGCGCAGTGGATGATCGAGAACACCCCGCCCAAGGACGTCGCGGCCACCAACGTCCACTGCTTCAAGAAGGTCACTTACGACCGGTGCGAGGCACGCTCGTACTGGCTGCCGGCCTTCTCCGAGCGGCGTTACCTGGTGGAGACGTGGGCCTACACCGAGGAGAACCTCCTGCAGGTCGACAAGTACACCGGCGGATTCGGGTTCTTCCCCTTCGACGATCCCGAGAAGCTGCGGATCAACGACGCCGCCTTCACCGATCCCACGCCGGAGGGTCTGGCCACGCTGCGCGACAAGTACGGCGTGAAGTGGCTGGTGGCAGTGACGAAGGCCAGCAAGGTGTCACCCAAGCTCGACGAGCTCGCGACGCTTCGTTACGCCAACTCCGACATGCGCATCTACCAGCTGAAGTAGCCGGTCGACGCGACGGCGAAACCAGCAAGAACATCGGTCCCGAGGGGCGCGTCGGTCAACCATGACCGCGCCCTTCGGGGCCGTTCGTCGTCGCCGCCTCGGGGGGCTAGAGTGGCACCCGTTCGACATCCTTTAACGATTCCGTCCTGTGAGGCGGCGAAGGAGGTCCTGACGTCTTGGTGCGTCCTGACTCTGCATCCTCCCCGGGTGCCACCGGCTCCCACGAGCCAGCCTCGGGTCGAGTAGTTCTCTCCTCCAGCGATATCCAACGCTGTCTGCGACGCATCGCGCACGAGATCGTCGAGCACAACAAGGGCACCGAAGACCTCGTGGTGTTGGGCATTCCTGCGCGCGGTGCGGTGCTGGCCGAACGGCTCGCGGAGGCCCTCGAAGAAGTCGAGGGCGCGTCCGTGCCGGTCGGCACACTCGACGTCACGATGTACCGCGACGACCTGCGGCGCAACCCGGTGCGCGTGGCCTCGCCCACGACGATTCCCGACTGTGGGGTCGACGACAAGGTGGTCGTGCTGGTCGACGACGTGCTCTATTCGGGCCGCACCGTGCGTGCCGCGCTGGACGCGCTGGGCGACCTCGGCCGTCCGCGGGCCGTGCGTCTGGCGGTGCTGGTCGACCGCGGTCACCGCGAGTTGCCGATCCGCGCCGACCACGTCGGCAAGAACCTCCCCACCTCCAGCCAGGAGCGCGTCTACGTGCGCCTGGCCGAATCCGACGGCGTCGAGGACGAAGTGCGCATCGATGCCGGAAGGACTGCCACCTCGTGAAACACCTGTTGTCAGCCGCCGATCTGAGCAAGGATCAGGCGCTCGAACTGCTCGACACCGCCGCGCAGATGCACGACGTGCAGCAGCGCGACGTCAAGAAGCTGCCCGCCCTGCGCGGACGCACCGTCGTCAACCTCTTCTTCGAGGACTCCACCCGCACCCGCTCCTCCTTCGAGATCGCCGGTAAGTGGCTCTCCGCCGACGTCATCAACGTCTCGGCCAAGGGCTCGTCGGTGAGCAAGGGGGAATCGCTGCGTGACACCGTGCAGACGGTCGCAGCGATGGGCGTCGACGGTCTGGTCATCCGCCACCACGCCAGCGGCGCACCAGCACAGGTCGCGCGCTGGGTGGACGCGATGGTCGTCAACGCCGGCGACGGCACCCACGAGCACCCGACGCAGGCGCTGTTGGACGCGTACACGATCCGCCAGCGGGTCGGCGACCTGGCCGGCAAGCACGTGGCAATCGTCGGCGACCTCACGCACTCGCGGGTGGTGCGCAGCAATCTGCTGCTGCTGCGCACGCTCGGTGCGCAGGTCACCCTCGTGGCGCCTCCGACGTTGATGCCCAGCGGCATCAACGACTGGGCTGCGGCAGACGGCTTCACCATCACCCACGAACTCGACCCGGTGCTGCCGCAGGTCGACGTGGCGATGATGCTGCGCGTGCAGAAGGAGCGGATGTCGGGCGGCTACTTCCCGACACCGCGTGAATACACCGTCCACTACGGACTCACGCGCGACCGGCTGCGCAAACTGCCGTCGCACGCCGTGATCTGCCACCCCGGCCCGATGAACCGTGGTCTGGAGATCGCTGCCGACGCCGCCGACGAGGCCCGCTCGGCGATCCTCGACCAGGTGTCGGCCGGCGTCGCCGTGCGGATGAGCGTGCTCTACCACCTGCTGGGAGGCAACCAGTCATGACGCCGACCTACCTGCTCAAGGGCGCCAGCGTCCTCGGCGGTGACCCCACCGACCTACTGCTGCATGAGGGCGTGATCGCATCCGTCGGCGTCGGTGACCGCCCGGCCGACGTCACCATGATCGATGCCGATGGCCTGATCGCCCTGCCCGGCCTGGTCGACCTGCACACCCACCTACGCGAACCCGGACGCGAGGATGCCGAGACCGTTGCCACCGGTTCGGCCGCTGCCGCAGCCGGCGGGTTCACCGCAGTGCTGGCGATGGCCAACACCAACCCCGTGACCGACACCGCCGAGGCCGCCGAGCACATCCACGACCTCGGGCAGCGTTGCGGTCTGGTCGATGTACACCCCGTCGGGGCAGTCACCCGCGGTCTTGCCGGAGAGCAGCTGGCCGAGCTCGGCCTCATGCATCGCAGCCGCGCCGGCGTAGGCGTCTTCTCCGACGACGGCAAGTGTGTGCACGATGCTCGCCTGATGCGCCGGGCGCTGGAGTACGTGCGCTCCTTCGACGGCGTGATCTCCCAACACTCCCAGGATCCTTCCCTGGCCGACGGGCAGGCCTGCTGCCACGAGGGCGAACTCTCCGGTCGCCTCGGCCTGCCCGGTTGGCCCGTGGTCGCCGAAGAGGTAATTGTCGCGCGCGACGTCATGTTGGCCCGGCACACGGGCTCGCGGGTGCACGTCGCACACGTATCGACGGCAGGGTCGGTGGAGGTGATCCGCTGGGCCAAGAAGCAGGGCATCAAGGTCACCGCCGAGGTCACCCCGCACCACCTGATGCTCACTACCGACCTACTCGCCACCTACGACCCCACCTTCAAGGTCAACCCGCCGCTGCGTCCGAACGAGCACGTGCAAGCGCTACGCGAGGCGCTCGCCGACGGCACCATCGACGCGGTCGCCACCGACCACGCGCCGCACGCCCGCCACGACAAAGAGCACGCCTTCGCCGAAGCGGCCTTCGGCATGCTCGGACTCGAACAGGCCCTGCAGGTGGTCAACACCGTGATGCAGCGCAGCGGGGCCCTCGACTGGGCCGGCGTAGCCGACCGCATGTCGAGCGCACCGGCGAAGATCGCGGGCCTGCCCGGTCAGGGTCGACCTCTCACCGAGGGTGAGCCGGCGAATGTCGTCCTCTTCGACCCGTCCGCCCAGACGGTCGTCGATGGAGCCGCATCACAGTCGCTCTCGCGCAACAACCCGTGGCACGGCCACACCCTGCACGGAAAGGTGGTTGCCACATTCCTTCGCGGCAGGGCCACCGTGCTCGACGGAAAGGTGAACTCGTGAACTCCGCATCGTCCCTGGACGGCTCGGCAGCGGCCCGGCAGCAGCCCACCGCCGGTGGACGCCTGCTGCGACGCGAGGCCGCCGTGCTCGTGCTGGAGGACGGCACGACCTTCACCGGCGAGTCGTACGGCGCGATCGGCACCACCTTCGGCGAAGCGGTCTTCTCCACCGGAATGTCCGGCTACCAGGAGACGCTGACCGACCCGAGCTACCACCGACAGGTGGTGGTCATGACCGCGCCGCACATCGGCAACACCGGCATCAACGACGAAGACCAGGAGAGCAGCCGCATCTGGGTCTCCGGATTCGTGGTGCGTGACCCCGCGCTGCGCCCGTCCAACTGGCGCTCCCAGCGCACCCTCGAGGACGAACTGCGCGACCAGGACGTCGTCGGCATCTGTGGTCTCGACACGCGAGCCCTGACCCGTCACCTGCGCGAGCGTGGTGCCATGCGGGTCGGCATTTTCTCCGGCGAGGCAGCACAGGGCAGCAACCTCCTCGATCAGGTGACCGCGCAGCCGTCGATGGCCGGCGCCGAACTCGCGTCCGAAGTGTCGACCGGCGAGGCGTATGTGGTTGCCGCACAAGGCACGAAGCGGTTCACCGTGGCCGCGGTCGACCTCGGGATCAAGGCCATGACACCGGAACGCATGGCGGAGCGGGGCATCGAAGTGCACGTGCTCCCGGCCGATGTCAGCTTCGAGCAGCTGCAGCAGATACGGCCCGACGGGGTGTTCTTCTCCAACGGTCCGGGTGATCCGTCGACCGCACCCCAGGTGGAGTTGCTGCAGCAGGTGCTCCTCGCAGGCATCCCGTTCTTCGGCATCTGCTTCGGCAACCAATTGCTCGGACGCGCACTCGGATTCGGCACCTACAAGCTGAAGTACGGCCACCGCGGCATCAACCAGCCCGTGCTCGACAAGGCCACCGGCAAGGTCGAGATCACCGCGCACAACCACGGCTTCGCGGTGGATGCGCCGATCGAGGGGGAGGTGCCGGCGCCAGCAGGTTCGGACTTCGGTCGCGTCCGGGTGTCGCACATCTGCCTCAACGACGATGTGGTCGAAGGTCTGGAATGTCTTGACCTGCCGGCCTTCTCGGTGCAGTACCACCCCGAGGCCGCGGCCGGCCCGCACGATGCGGCCTACCTGTTCGACCGATTCGTCGGACTGCTCGAAAGCTCGAAAACTGTTGCAGGAGAAAAGAACTGATGCCGAAGCGGGAAGACATCAAATCCGTCCTGGTGATTGGGTCGGGTCCGATTGTGATCGGTCAGGCCTGCGAGCGGCGAGGAAGCCGCGCTGTGGGAGTTGCACTGTGGCTGGAAGTTGAACCCTGCGCGGCGACGAGCGCGACAGAGAAGATTGAGGAGGCCTGACCGTGCCGAAGCGCGAAGACATCAAATCCGTCCTGGTGATTGGGTCGGGTCCGATTGTGATCGGTCAGGCCTGCGAGTTCGACTACTCGGGTACGCAGGCCTGCCGGGTGCTGCAGGAGGAGGGCATTCGCGTCGTCCTGGTCAACTCCAACCCGGCCACGATCATGACCGACCCTGAGTTCGCTGACGCCACCTATGTCGAGCCGATCACCCCCGACGTGATCGAGGAGATCATCGCCAAGGAGCGTCCGGACGCGGTGCTGGCGACCCTCGGTGGACAGACCGCACTGAATGCAGCCATCGCGCTGCACGAGCGCGGCACGCTGGAGAAGTACAACTGCCCGCTGATCGGCGCGAATGTCGAGGCGATCGAACTCGGTGAGGACCGCGAGCGGTTCAAGGGTGTCGTCGAGCGTTGTGGTGCGGAGTCGGCGAAGTCGCAGATCTGCCACACCATGGACGAATGCCTCGCTGCCGCAAACGAACTCGGCTATCCGGTGGTCGTGCGTCCGTCGTTCACGATGGGCGGGCTTGGCTCGGGTTTCGCCTACGACGAGGCCGATCTGCGGCGTATCGCCGGGGCCGGCCTGCAGTACAGCCCGACCACCGAGGTGCTCCTGGAGGAGTCGATCCTCGGATGGAAGGAGTACGAGCTGGAGGTGATGCGCGACCACGCCGACAACGTTGTGGTGGTCTGCTCCATCGAGAACCTCGACCCGATGGGCGTGCACACCGGAGATTCCATCACCGTCGCCCCGGCCCTGACCCTCACCGACCGTGAGTACCAGCGGCTGCGTGACATCGGTATCGCCGTGATCCGCGAGGTCGGTGTCGACACCGGTGGCTGCAACATCCAGTTCGCGGTCAACCCGGAGAACGGCCGGATCATCGTCATCGAGATGAACCCCCGCGTCTCCCGCTCGTCGGCGCTTGCCTCCAAGGCCACCGGCTTCCCGATCGCCAAGATCGCCGCGAAGATGGCCATCGGTTACACCCTGGACGAGGTGCCGAACGACATCACCCAGGAGACGCCCGCCAGCTTCGAGCCGACGCTCGACTACGTCGTGGTGAAGGTGCCGCGTTTCGCCTTCGAGAAGTTCCCGGCGGCCGACCCCACGCTGACCACGACGATGAAGTCGGTGGGCGAGGCCATGTCGATCGGACGCAACTTCACCGAGGCGCTGCAGAAGGCGCTGCGGTCGATGGAACGCAAGGAATCGACCTTCCACTGGCAGCGCGACATCGCGCCCACCCTCGAGGCCGGCCGGGCGTTGCTGGAGCAGGCGAAGACACCCACCGATGGACGAATCGTGCTGGTGCAGCAGGCTCTTCGCGCCGGACTCTCCGTGGAAGAGGTGCACGAGGCAACCGGCATCGACCCGTGGTTCCTCGACCAGATCGAGCTGATCAACGAGGTAGCGCTGGTGGTGCAGGACGCCGACCAGCTCACCCCGGAGTTGCTGCGTCTGGCCAAGCGTCACGGCTTCTCCGACGCCCAGATCGCGCAACTGCGCCAGATGCCCGAATCGGTCATCCGCGGTGTGCGCCACGCGCTCGGCGTCCGACCTGTGTTCAAGACGGTCGACACCTGCGCGGCCGAGTTCGCGGCTCGCACGCCGTACCACTACTCCAGCTACGACCAGGAGAACGAGGTCGCCCCGCGTGAGCGGCCGGCGGTCATCATCCTGGGGTCGGGGCCCAACCGCATCGGGCAGGGCGTGGAGTTCGACTACTCGTGTGTGCACGCGTCCTTCGCGCTGCGCGACGCCGGCTTCGACACCGTCATGGTCAACTGCAACCCCGAGACTGTCTCGACCGACTACGACACCTCCAGCAGGCTCTACTTCGAACCGCTGACCCTGGAGGACGTGCTCGAGGTCTACCACGTGGAGAAGCAGGCTGGTCCGATCGCCGGGGTGATCGTGCAGCTGGGCGGTCAGACCCCGTTGGGGCTGGCCAAGGCGTTGAAGGCCGAGGGTGTGCCGATCGTGGGTACTTCGCCCGAGGCCATCGACCTCGCCGAGGACCGCGGTGCTTTCGGACGCGTGCTGGACGAGGCCAAGCTGCCCGCCCCCAAGCACGGCATCGCCTACAGCGCCGCCGAGGCAGTGCGCGTGGCTCGTGACATCGGCTACCCGGTGCTGGTGCGTCCCTCCTATGTGCTCGGCGGCCGCGGCATGGAGATCGTCTACGACGACGACACGCTGTCGGAGTACGTCGAGCGCGCGACCAATGCCTCACCGGAGCACCCGGTGCTGGTCGACCGGTTCCTGGACGACGCGATCGAGATCGACGTCGACGCCCTCTACGACGGCAAGGACATCTACCTCGGCGGAATCATGGAGCACATCGAGGAAGCAGGCATCCACTCCGGCGACTCGGCGTGCACCTTGCCGCCGGTGACCCTCGGCGCCGAGGAGATCGAGCGTGTGCGGGAATCGACTCGAAAGCTTGCCGAAGGTGTCGGCGTCCGCGGTCTGATGAACATCCAGTTCGCGCTCGCCCAGGACATCCTCTACGTGCTGGAGGCCAATCCGCGGGCGAGCCGCACTGTGCCCTTCGTGGCCAAGGCCACCGGCGTGCCGCTGGCCAAGGCCGCCGCGCGGGTCATGCTCGGCGCCAGTATCCAGCAGTTGCGGGACGAGGGCATGCTGCCCGCACAGGGCGACGGATCGACCCTGCCCGACACCGCGCCGATCTCGGTGAAGGAGGCGGTGCTGCCGTTCAAGCGGTTCCGCACCAAGGAGGGCGACGTCGTCGACAGCCTGCTGGGGCCCGAGATGCGCTCGACCGGTGAGGTCATGGGTATCGACCGCGACCTCGGATCGGCCTTCGCCAAATCGCAGCTCGGTTCGGTGACCGGTCTGCCGAACCAGGGCACGGTCTTCGTCTCGGTGGCCAACCGCGACAAGCGCGCGATGATCTTCCCGGCCAAGCGCCTGGTCGACCTGGGCTTCACACTCATGGCGACGTCCGGTACGGCGGCTGTGTTGCGCCGCAACGGAATCGAAGCGACTGTCGTGCGCAAGCACAGCCTCGGTCGCGGGCCCGACGGTGAGCCCACCATCGTCGACCGCATCCTGGCCGGCGAGGTCGACATGGTCGTCAACAGCCCCTCCGGGAGCGGCGCCCGCGCTGACGGATACGCGATTCGTGCGGCCACCACCAGCATGGACAAGCCGATCATCACCACCGTGCAGCAGTTCGGTGCGGCGGTGCAGGGCATCGAAGCGCAGCAGACCGGTGAGATCCGGGTGAAGCCGTTGCAGGACCACGCCCGCGATCTCAACCTCTACGGGCGAGTGAGCGACGGTGCTGGTCACCAGTCGAGCTGAAGTCATCGCCACCCGCCGGGTCGGTGCCTTCCGGCACCTGACCTTGGTGGCCCCGGCGATCGCCGACCTCGCCAAGGCAGGACAGTTCGTCTCGGCGGCGGTCGGTGGACCGACCTCCGCGTTGGTCGGACGCCGCACCGTCCCGATCGCACAGGCGTCACCGAGCGGCACCTATGGTGGCACGGTCGAGATCATCGTCGACACCGACGGTGACGCCGGGGTGCGCTGGCTGGCCGAACGCAGAGCGCACGACGAGGTCGACCTCATCGGGCCGATCGGGCGTCCCTTCCCGCTCCCTGCCGGACCCGTGGACGCCGTGGTTGTGGGCATGGGGGCGTCGGCTGCTGCGCTGGGTTGGTTGTCGAGCCAGTTGCGTGATCGGGGCTGCCGGATCGATCTCGTCCTGGGCGGAGTGGACGACCGCCACCTGGTGGGTGTGGTCGAGGCGCGGCGCGTCGTCGGAAATGTCTCGGTGGTGCTTCCGGGTGACGAGGAGGACCTGCCAGACCGGCTGGCCGCGGCCGTACGGCAATTGCTGCGCACCGGCGACGCGTCGGTGGTCTACGCCGCCGGGAGAGCACGTGATCTGGCAGCCGTGGCGCAGGTCGCTGCACCGTTCGGCGTCGTCGTGCAGTGCTGTATCGACGAGGAAATGCCGTGCGGCACAGGCTTGTGCGGCAGCTGCGAAGTGCCTGTGCAGACCAAGTCGGGGGAGCGCCACACCATCCGGTGTTGCACCGAGGGTGCGGTGCTGCGCGCCGACCGGGTGCGCTGGCCCCTCTACCTGCAGGATCTGCAATGAGAACACCCAGCACCCCACCCGATCCGTTGGCCGTCGATGTCGGCGGACTGGCGTTGAAGCACCCCGTCATGGGGGCCTCCGGGTGTGTCGCCTTCGGCCGTGAGCTGACCCGTCTCGGCATCGCCGACGACCTTGCCGCGATCGTGACGCCGTCGATGACGGCCGCCACCCGCCTGGCCTCCGAGCGCGGCGTGCTGCGGGAATCAGCCAGTGGACTGCTTGCGCCTACCATTCGACCCTCGCTCGGTGTCGACCGGCTGCGGCCCACTGCGTTGCCCTGGGACCGCGAGGGCATCCCCACGGTGGTGGTGTCCTTGGCGGGGACGACGAACGGCGAGTACGCCGAAGTGGCCCAGGCCTTGCGCCGCAACTCGTTGATGCGCCGGGTCGCCGCAGTCGAGATCAACCTCGCCTGCCCGGACGCCAAGAACAGCAACAAACCCTTCTCGCACGACGAGTTCCAGGCGGCGAAGGTGGTGGCTCGCGTCCGGGAGGAATTGCCTCGTTCG
It encodes the following:
- the pyrR gene encoding bifunctional pyr operon transcriptional regulator/uracil phosphoribosyltransferase PyrR — its product is MVRPDSASSPGATGSHEPASGRVVLSSSDIQRCLRRIAHEIVEHNKGTEDLVVLGIPARGAVLAERLAEALEEVEGASVPVGTLDVTMYRDDLRRNPVRVASPTTIPDCGVDDKVVVLVDDVLYSGRTVRAALDALGDLGRPRAVRLAVLVDRGHRELPIRADHVGKNLPTSSQERVYVRLAESDGVEDEVRIDAGRTATS
- a CDS encoding aspartate carbamoyltransferase catalytic subunit; amino-acid sequence: MKHLLSAADLSKDQALELLDTAAQMHDVQQRDVKKLPALRGRTVVNLFFEDSTRTRSSFEIAGKWLSADVINVSAKGSSVSKGESLRDTVQTVAAMGVDGLVIRHHASGAPAQVARWVDAMVVNAGDGTHEHPTQALLDAYTIRQRVGDLAGKHVAIVGDLTHSRVVRSNLLLLRTLGAQVTLVAPPTLMPSGINDWAAADGFTITHELDPVLPQVDVAMMLRVQKERMSGGYFPTPREYTVHYGLTRDRLRKLPSHAVICHPGPMNRGLEIAADAADEARSAILDQVSAGVAVRMSVLYHLLGGNQS
- a CDS encoding dihydroorotase, with the translated sequence MTPTYLLKGASVLGGDPTDLLLHEGVIASVGVGDRPADVTMIDADGLIALPGLVDLHTHLREPGREDAETVATGSAAAAAGGFTAVLAMANTNPVTDTAEAAEHIHDLGQRCGLVDVHPVGAVTRGLAGEQLAELGLMHRSRAGVGVFSDDGKCVHDARLMRRALEYVRSFDGVISQHSQDPSLADGQACCHEGELSGRLGLPGWPVVAEEVIVARDVMLARHTGSRVHVAHVSTAGSVEVIRWAKKQGIKVTAEVTPHHLMLTTDLLATYDPTFKVNPPLRPNEHVQALREALADGTIDAVATDHAPHARHDKEHAFAEAAFGMLGLEQALQVVNTVMQRSGALDWAGVADRMSSAPAKIAGLPGQGRPLTEGEPANVVLFDPSAQTVVDGAASQSLSRNNPWHGHTLHGKVVATFLRGRATVLDGKVNS
- the carA gene encoding glutamine-hydrolyzing carbamoyl-phosphate synthase small subunit: MDGSAAARQQPTAGGRLLRREAAVLVLEDGTTFTGESYGAIGTTFGEAVFSTGMSGYQETLTDPSYHRQVVVMTAPHIGNTGINDEDQESSRIWVSGFVVRDPALRPSNWRSQRTLEDELRDQDVVGICGLDTRALTRHLRERGAMRVGIFSGEAAQGSNLLDQVTAQPSMAGAELASEVSTGEAYVVAAQGTKRFTVAAVDLGIKAMTPERMAERGIEVHVLPADVSFEQLQQIRPDGVFFSNGPGDPSTAPQVELLQQVLLAGIPFFGICFGNQLLGRALGFGTYKLKYGHRGINQPVLDKATGKVEITAHNHGFAVDAPIEGEVPAPAGSDFGRVRVSHICLNDDVVEGLECLDLPAFSVQYHPEAAAGPHDAAYLFDRFVGLLESSKTVAGEKN
- the carB gene encoding carbamoyl-phosphate synthase large subunit is translated as MPKREDIKSVLVIGSGPIVIGQACEFDYSGTQACRVLQEEGIRVVLVNSNPATIMTDPEFADATYVEPITPDVIEEIIAKERPDAVLATLGGQTALNAAIALHERGTLEKYNCPLIGANVEAIELGEDRERFKGVVERCGAESAKSQICHTMDECLAAANELGYPVVVRPSFTMGGLGSGFAYDEADLRRIAGAGLQYSPTTEVLLEESILGWKEYELEVMRDHADNVVVVCSIENLDPMGVHTGDSITVAPALTLTDREYQRLRDIGIAVIREVGVDTGGCNIQFAVNPENGRIIVIEMNPRVSRSSALASKATGFPIAKIAAKMAIGYTLDEVPNDITQETPASFEPTLDYVVVKVPRFAFEKFPAADPTLTTTMKSVGEAMSIGRNFTEALQKALRSMERKESTFHWQRDIAPTLEAGRALLEQAKTPTDGRIVLVQQALRAGLSVEEVHEATGIDPWFLDQIELINEVALVVQDADQLTPELLRLAKRHGFSDAQIAQLRQMPESVIRGVRHALGVRPVFKTVDTCAAEFAARTPYHYSSYDQENEVAPRERPAVIILGSGPNRIGQGVEFDYSCVHASFALRDAGFDTVMVNCNPETVSTDYDTSSRLYFEPLTLEDVLEVYHVEKQAGPIAGVIVQLGGQTPLGLAKALKAEGVPIVGTSPEAIDLAEDRGAFGRVLDEAKLPAPKHGIAYSAAEAVRVARDIGYPVLVRPSYVLGGRGMEIVYDDDTLSEYVERATNASPEHPVLVDRFLDDAIEIDVDALYDGKDIYLGGIMEHIEEAGIHSGDSACTLPPVTLGAEEIERVRESTRKLAEGVGVRGLMNIQFALAQDILYVLEANPRASRTVPFVAKATGVPLAKAAARVMLGASIQQLRDEGMLPAQGDGSTLPDTAPISVKEAVLPFKRFRTKEGDVVDSLLGPEMRSTGEVMGIDRDLGSAFAKSQLGSVTGLPNQGTVFVSVANRDKRAMIFPAKRLVDLGFTLMATSGTAAVLRRNGIEATVVRKHSLGRGPDGEPTIVDRILAGEVDMVVNSPSGSGARADGYAIRAATTSMDKPIITTVQQFGAAVQGIEAQQTGEIRVKPLQDHARDLNLYGRVSDGAGHQSS
- a CDS encoding dihydroorotate dehydrogenase — its product is MRTPSTPPDPLAVDVGGLALKHPVMGASGCVAFGRELTRLGIADDLAAIVTPSMTAATRLASERGVLRESASGLLAPTIRPSLGVDRLRPTALPWDREGIPTVVVSLAGTTNGEYAEVAQALRRNSLMRRVAAVEINLACPDAKNSNKPFSHDEFQAAKVVARVREELPRSVPLLAKLSADVTDIAEVARGCVKAGATAIVVGSPLRAISPPHPQSGRIDVSAPAGGISGPAILPITLRAIWDLRSAVLSGRMAPVHLVAVGGISTAGDALGAFAVGATAVQLGTALLHDPSSARTVLDGVRNHLMDNGIESVLDLVGRAHEG